Proteins from a genomic interval of Zingiber officinale cultivar Zhangliang chromosome 1B, Zo_v1.1, whole genome shotgun sequence:
- the LOC121978723 gene encoding FCS-Like Zinc finger 8-like: MFLRSKFQEFMLKNRSSTVTSKQGLMCDPPSAAASPTSILETMAFSSIRNSSRKVSKEYEEETRGIGLGLLDVLTNEDSVTAISKQEKRVVVFGPKLKIQIPSPATESIFISSVGHSPIEFGIKTRNSLVALYPSSPAQRTLIPRSEMAQSEDYTRVILHGPNPKTTHIFEDCIIESGSSESADHVNWNCSCGDGFSSPVNDLSSFSNGCRKRTDTGGDFHGQNLKGNSAATLPLPGDV; the protein is encoded by the exons ATGTTTCTCAGATCAAAATTTCAGGAGTTCATGCTGAAGAACAGGTCTAGTACAGTGACCAGCAAGCAAGGCCTGATGTGTGATCCTCCCTCAGCCGCGGCCTCTCCCACTTCTATACTGGAAACCATGGCCTTCTCGTCCATTAGGAACAGCAGCAGAAAGGTCTCCAAGGAGTATGAAGAAGAGACAAGAGGCATTGGACTTGGCCTTCTTGATGTACTCACGAATGAAGACTCTGTCACGGCtatttccaagcaagagaagagaGTGGTGGTGTTTGGGCCTAAGCTTAAGATTCAAATACCTTCTCCGGCCACTGAATCCATCTTCATTTCGAGCGTCGGTCATTCACCTATAGAATTTGGCATCAAAACTAGGAATTCACTGGTGGCCTTGTACCCCTCCTCCCCTGCTCAGAGAACGTTGATTCCTCGGTCAGAGATGGCCCAGTCGGAGGATTACACTCGCGTCATCTTGCACGGGCCAAATCCGAAGACTACTCATATTTTTGAAGACTGCATCATTGAAAGCGGCAGCAGTGAATCTGCTGATCATGTGAATTGGAACTGTTCTTGTGGCGATGGATTCAGCAGTCCTGTGAATGATCTTTCAAGCTTCTCCAATGGTTGCAGAAAGAGAACTGACACGGGAGGAGATTTTCATGGACAG AACTTGAAAGGAAATTCCGCTGCTACATTGCCACTGCCAGGAGACGTTTGA